The sequence CATGCTTATTGTTCGCGGGGTTAATGTATTCCCGAGCCAGATCGAGAGTGTGCTTATGGAGATGGAGGGCACCGAACCTCACTATATGATCGTTGTGGACCGCAGCGAGGGCGAGATGGACACGATGGAAGTCTGGGTTGAGGTCTCTCCAGAGTTGGTCTCGGACGAAGTTAGGACGCTTGAGAATATGGAGCGCAAAATTGCGGGCGAACTGCATTCATTGCTGGGTATCTCGCTCAAGGTGAAGCTCGTTGAACCTAAGAGTATTCCTCGCAGTGAGGGCAAGGCGAAGAGAGTAGTAGACAGGAGGGAACTGTATCAGTGAAAGTAAGCCAGCTATCTGTATTTATAGAAAACAAGTCGGGCCGCCTGGCGGATGTCACGCGGACTCTGGCGAACGCCGGGATCAATGTGCGCGCTTTATCTATTGCCGATACCATTGATTATGGTCTTCTCAGGCTCATAGTCAACGATCCCGCGCGGGCGAAATCCGAGCTTACGAACGCAGGCTTTACTGTTGCGCTTACGGAGGTGCTTGCGATTGAGGTGCCTGACAAGCCGGGCGGTCTTGCCGGGATCATAGACGCATTTGCCGAGTGCGGTCTGAATATCGAGTACATGTATGCCTTTGTCGGCACCTCCGGTGAGAATGCTATAGTCATATTCAGGGTCGAGAAGGTGGATGAGGCTATGTCGTCACTTCAGAAAAAGGGCGTCAAGGTACTCAGCGGCGAGAAATTGTATGCAATATAAGGTGTCGCATACAACCGCACCTATCAAATAACAATAACCCATATACAAATACCAAATAAATACTAAATACCAAATACTAAATACTAAATCTAAAATTGATTGTAGGGGGTTTTTGGGTATGTTTAGGCGTTTGCTGGTTTTGTTGGTAGTTGTGATTGTTGCAGTGCTGGTTGCTTTGCCCGGTTGGGGAGCAAAAAGCGGGAAGAGTCCGTATGTCATCGGGGCGATCTTTTCGACCACTGGTGACAATGCTCCTCTGGGCGTGCCGGAGCGCGAGACCGTCCAAATGCTTGTTGAAAAGGTCAACAAGTCCGGCGGCATCAGTGGCCATCCGGTAAAGGTGGAGTTTTATGATGACGGCGGCAGTCCGCAGCAGGC comes from Armatimonadota bacterium and encodes:
- a CDS encoding ACT domain-containing protein; translated protein: MKVSQLSVFIENKSGRLADVTRTLANAGINVRALSIADTIDYGLLRLIVNDPARAKSELTNAGFTVALTEVLAIEVPDKPGGLAGIIDAFAECGLNIEYMYAFVGTSGENAIVIFRVEKVDEAMSSLQKKGVKVLSGEKLYAI